The following coding sequences lie in one Pseudomonas svalbardensis genomic window:
- a CDS encoding nuclease-related domain-containing protein, producing the protein MARMIPEHGPHDTDSYGERDLYWILKKDLPEDYTVIHSLPWLCSAVKKLDSKAKPTGEIDFLIIHPENGVLALEVKSGVYRVENSLFVHVRNNFVSVRRTRLGESITHVSSVGTENSG; encoded by the coding sequence ATGGCAAGGATGATACCTGAGCACGGTCCCCACGATACGGACAGCTATGGCGAGCGTGATCTCTACTGGATATTGAAAAAAGACCTGCCAGAAGACTACACAGTAATTCACAGCCTACCGTGGCTCTGTTCTGCCGTGAAGAAACTCGACTCCAAAGCTAAGCCCACGGGGGAAATCGATTTCCTTATCATCCATCCGGAAAATGGCGTACTGGCCCTCGAAGTCAAAAGTGGTGTGTATCGCGTAGAGAATTCTTTATTCGTTCACGTCCGTAACAACTTCGTAAGCGTCCGGCGAACACGGCTTGGCGAGTCAATAACACATGTCTCCAGCGTGGGCACGGAGAACTCCGGGTAG
- a CDS encoding Mov34/MPN/PAD-1 family protein: MSRQYDAPRSRLARSVVQYLSQSESYPYATLVGVQRKGTHDVLDIELELELNQRRQVPICSREPISIVFMANDDSWSPRVRSERDGFPVGMVHTNLDPDVDGGVCLCIWEESWSDLATNLTGQILIERIRAWFSSMAAGTIHDVDQRLEPLIHTGSNTLIIPPGRVQGPWHVQLVSEHAGRLAVAMGPKPPEKEVFGNNFALYNPRMPSQIHRGLALTPYDLGALHQLCIELGFDLIKDLSSWLKDSVQLANASQRLPMLILTVPKRRFDDAEDEEVEVWCYSFGHTLAELGERLNITATEAGATTITVLGSPNGVDLAAIRLEPWRVVPRLDRAAARRFSGVSRGADTRLLGIGAGAIGSNVAMIATRSGLGTWTIVDGDILLPHNTVRQVQRNGTVGFGKAEVLRHELDNVLAETGNAFIAVDVFNPAGEAQALDSALRSAEVAVDFSASPAVLSWLSEQPVNRAVSAFFGPSGSDLVVLAEGSSRDVRIDEIEAQYFWAVAVNEELKDHLAAARMDRIRYANACQDLSRPLPPWQVHTLCGLAAGRLAQIIEEADASFRVWRLETGSGAVDSVCVPVQPVRRFHTGEMRVTISDEVVRTMRELRRQSGRNETGGVLLGTFDLVRNVLHVVAALTAPSDSKQAPTYFVRGMKDLKPRIERLAEASAGRLHYIGEWHSHPGGVPARPSNDDEQVYAHLKSHMGPAGTPYVMAICGDRESWLRAGWQERGDLEGVVTHGYE; the protein is encoded by the coding sequence ATGAGCCGGCAGTACGATGCGCCTCGTTCGCGGCTTGCAAGATCGGTCGTGCAATATCTGTCGCAGTCTGAGAGCTACCCTTACGCGACCCTTGTTGGCGTCCAGCGAAAAGGCACTCATGATGTGCTAGACATCGAGCTGGAGCTTGAGTTGAATCAGCGCCGCCAGGTGCCTATCTGTTCCAGGGAGCCCATCAGTATCGTTTTCATGGCAAATGATGACTCATGGTCTCCCCGAGTGCGCTCTGAACGCGATGGCTTCCCAGTAGGAATGGTTCATACCAACCTAGATCCGGACGTCGATGGTGGCGTTTGTCTCTGCATTTGGGAGGAGAGCTGGTCAGACCTTGCCACCAACCTCACTGGACAGATTCTAATTGAGCGCATCAGGGCATGGTTCTCCTCCATGGCTGCGGGGACGATACATGATGTGGACCAGCGTCTGGAGCCGCTGATCCATACCGGCTCTAATACGCTCATCATTCCCCCGGGTCGGGTTCAAGGTCCTTGGCACGTTCAATTGGTCTCAGAACATGCCGGACGGCTGGCTGTCGCAATGGGCCCTAAACCACCGGAAAAAGAGGTCTTTGGAAACAACTTCGCTCTGTACAATCCACGTATGCCCTCACAGATACATCGGGGCTTGGCTCTGACGCCTTATGACTTGGGTGCGTTACACCAGCTGTGCATTGAGTTGGGCTTTGATTTGATCAAGGACCTTTCTAGTTGGTTGAAGGATTCCGTACAGCTAGCAAATGCGTCACAACGTCTTCCCATGCTGATTTTAACCGTTCCCAAGCGGCGATTTGACGACGCAGAGGACGAAGAAGTCGAGGTTTGGTGCTACAGCTTCGGTCACACGCTGGCTGAACTGGGTGAACGTCTTAACATCACGGCAACGGAAGCCGGCGCAACGACTATCACAGTTCTTGGCAGTCCTAATGGTGTTGATTTGGCCGCTATCCGCCTGGAACCGTGGCGAGTAGTACCTCGGCTGGATAGAGCAGCGGCTAGACGTTTTTCGGGGGTGAGCAGAGGCGCGGATACTAGGCTCCTCGGAATAGGCGCGGGGGCAATCGGTTCGAACGTCGCCATGATCGCAACCCGTTCAGGGTTGGGTACCTGGACAATCGTGGACGGGGACATTCTGCTGCCGCATAACACCGTTCGACAGGTACAGAGAAACGGTACCGTGGGTTTCGGCAAGGCAGAAGTCTTGAGACATGAGCTTGATAATGTTTTAGCCGAAACCGGAAACGCATTCATTGCGGTGGACGTCTTCAATCCCGCTGGTGAAGCGCAGGCACTGGACTCCGCTTTGCGCAGCGCCGAAGTTGCTGTCGATTTCAGCGCGTCCCCCGCCGTGTTGAGTTGGCTATCAGAGCAACCGGTGAATCGTGCGGTAAGTGCCTTCTTCGGCCCCAGTGGATCTGACCTGGTAGTACTCGCGGAAGGCTCGTCCAGAGATGTCAGGATCGATGAGATTGAAGCGCAGTATTTTTGGGCGGTAGCGGTTAACGAAGAGTTGAAAGATCATCTGGCTGCGGCTCGTATGGATCGGATTCGTTATGCAAACGCCTGCCAAGACCTATCTCGCCCTCTGCCCCCTTGGCAGGTCCACACCCTCTGTGGCCTGGCTGCGGGACGTCTGGCGCAAATCATTGAGGAGGCTGATGCCAGCTTCCGGGTCTGGAGACTGGAAACAGGGTCAGGCGCAGTCGACTCAGTCTGTGTTCCTGTGCAGCCCGTCCGCCGGTTCCATACCGGCGAGATGCGTGTGACAATTTCTGACGAGGTGGTGCGAACGATGCGGGAGCTTCGGCGCCAATCTGGCAGGAATGAAACCGGTGGGGTTCTTCTGGGCACCTTTGATCTGGTGCGCAATGTGTTGCACGTCGTAGCGGCGCTGACTGCACCTTCTGATAGTAAGCAGGCTCCGACATATTTTGTACGCGGCATGAAAGATCTCAAGCCTCGAATAGAACGGTTGGCTGAAGCCTCAGCTGGAAGGCTCCATTACATTGGCGAATGGCACAGCCACCCTGGCGGCGTGCCTGCCCGACCGAGTAACGATGACGAACAAGTTTATGCCCATTTGAAAAGTCATATGGGTCCCGCTGGGACGCCCTATGTAATGGCGATCTGCGGCGATAGGGAAAGTTGGCTTCGAGCTGGATGGCAGGAGCGTGGCGATTTGGAAGGAGTAGTTACCCATGGGTATGAATGA